In uncultured Desulfovibrio sp., the genomic stretch GGAGTCGAAACCGCGTCCCCGGCATTCCCGTCCGGTTCCGGTCCGGACGCCAGCACTGCGGGAGGCAGGCTGAAAATTATGAGGCAGCAGAGCAAGAGCGCCGTGCGCATGGGAATATCCTTTAGTCTGGTCTACCGGGTCTGCGCTGGGCTGACCCTGGCCGACGTGCCGTGGGGGGATTGCGGGGGCCGCTGGGGCCCCCGCAGCAGGTTCAGACGGTTGCGTGGGCTATTTGGAAGCACCGCCGCATTTCTTGGTCTTGGTGTTGTAGTTGCCGCAGTTGATGGGGTCGGTCCAGTCGCCGATCAGATCCTTGGATTCGGGCAGGTAGTGCGACCACGCTTCGCCGGGAACCACGGAGGGCGTTTCCCAGACCACCTGGAACTGTCCGTCGGCCTGGATTTCGCCAATCAGCACGGGCTTGGTGATGTGGTGGTTGGGCAGAACCTTGGCCACGCCGCCGGTGAGGTTGGGGGTTTCAAGACCCACAATGGCCTTCAGAACCTTGTTAACATCGGTGCTCTGGGCCTTTTCAACAGCCTTCACCCACAGGTTGAAGCCGATGTAGTGGGCTTCCATGGGGTCGTTGGTCACGCGCTTGGGATTTTTGGTGAAGTCGTGCCACTTTTTGATGAAGGCCTTGTTGGCGGGATTGTCCACGCTCATGAAGTAGTTCCAGGCGGCCAGATGGCCCACCAGAGGCTTGGTATCTATGCCGGAAAGTTCTTCTTCACCCACGGAGAAAGCCATGACGGGAATGTCGGCGGCAGTGATACCCTGGTTGGCAAGTTCCTTGTAGAAAGGCACGTTGGCATCGCCGTTGAGGGTGGAAACCACGGCGGTCTTTTTGCCCGCATTGCCGAACTTTTTGATTTCAGCAACGATGGACTGCCAGTCGGAATGACCGAACGGCGTGTAGTTGATAAGGATATCTTCCTTTTTCACGCCCTTGGAGATCAGGTAGGCTTCGATGATCTTGTTGGCGGTGCGGGGGAACACGTAGTCCGTACCGGCCAGCACCCAGCGCTTCACGCCGAGGTCGTTCATCAGGTAGTCCACAGCGGGAATGGCCTGCTGGTTCGGGGCCGCGCCGGTGTAGATGACGTTGCGCGAGGATTCTTCGCCTTCGTACTGCACGGGGTAGAAGAGGAGGCCGTTGAGTTCTTCAAACACGGGCAACACAGACTTGCGCGAAACCGAGGTCCAACAGCCGAAAACAGCGGCGACCTTGTCCTTGCTCAGCAGCTCGCGAGCCTTTTCTGCAAAGAGGGGCCAGTTGGAGGCGGGATCCACCACCACGGGTTCCAGCTTCTTGCCCAGCAGGCCGCCTTTTTTGTTCTGCTCTTCAATGAGCATGAGCATGACGTCTTTTAGCGTTGTTTCGCTGATGGCCATGGTGCCGGAGAGCGAATGCAGAATGCCCACCTTGATGGTGTCTTCTGCTGCCTTTGCGTTCAGCGAACCGCACAGGGTGACGAGCATGAGAGCCAACGCCGTCAACGTTTTCTTGAACATGTGGAGCCTCCTTGGAACTGTCTGTATGGCTGTACGTGACGCGGCGCACCCCCATGGTTGCCGCGCTGCTTGCTACAGCACAGAGTGAAGCAAGAGGCGTTCCAAGGTCGTATTTTATGTAGTATCACGTAATTATTTGATAAATTTTTTATGGGCACGCTAATGTTAAAACATTTTTGTAAAATCAGGAGATTTTAAAACATTTTTGTACGACTTCGGAGTGGTGCTGTCTGTCCGGCCCACAGCTCCGAGCGTCCGCGCAAAAAAGCACCCCCGGCCCGGCAGACTTTTAATCTGACGGGCCGGGGGTGAAGTGTGTATGTCCTGCATCTCTTTGCGGCTTTATGCAGGGTTTGAAGGCGCAAAACGGCGGTGGTCTATGCCGTATTTTTTCATCTTGTAATAGATGATGCGGTAGGTGATGCCCAGGTCGCGCGCGGCCTGATGGATGTTGCCACGGGCGTTTTTGAGCGCGTCCACAATAAATTCCTGCTCCACCCTGGCGATGGTTTCGTTAAAGCCAAGATCGCCGCCCGTGGGGCCGGTGCTGCTGCTCTCGGCGCTTTGCAGGGTGCTGGGCAGGTGATGGGCGCGCAGCACGGCATCCTCGCAGATGAGCACGGCGCGTTCCATAACGTTTTTCAGCTCACGCACGTTGCCGGGCCAGTGATATTGCAGCAAAAGGTCAATGGCGGGCGTGGAAATGCGCCGTACCGGGCGGTCATATTCCTTGCTGAACATGCGCAGAAAATGCTCCGTGAGGGGCAAAATGTCCTCCGGCCTTTCGCGCAGCGGCGGAATAAACACAGGAAAGACATTGATGCGGTAGTACAGATCCTCGCGGAACAGCCCCTGCTCCACCAGCTCTTCCAGCGGGCGGTTGGTGGCGCAGACAAGGCGCACGTCCACCTTGTAGCGGCGTTCATCACCCAGAGGCTGGATTTCGCCTTCCTGAAGCGCGCGCAGCACCTTTGCCTGGGCGGTGGTGGAAAGGTCGCCGATTTCGTCCAGAAACAGCGTGCCCTTGTCCGCCTGACGGAAAAGGCCAGCACGGTTTTGCACCGCGCCTGTGAATGCGCCCTTGCGCCAGCCAAAAAGCTCGCCTTCAATAAGTTCTGAGGGCAGGGCGGCGCAGTTGAGCATGACCAGCGGCTGCGTGCGCCGGGGGCTTGCGGCGTGCAGGGCTTGAGCCATCAGTTCTTTGCCCACGCCCGACTCCCCGCGCAACAGCACCGTGGCACGGCTGGCCCCGGCCTGCGTGAGGCGGCGCAGCACGTGGCGCAAGCTCTTGGAGGTGGCAATAACCGAGGCTGGCATACCGCTGACCAGCGGTTCATCGGGCAGCATGCAGAAATGCTGGCGCGCCATTTCTTCCTGCAAACGGGCTACCTGCCGACCCACAAGCGTGGCTACTGTTTCGAGAAAGCGGCAGCGCAGATCCAGTTCTGATTCCGGCGCGGTGGGGGTATCGGCGCTCAGTGTGCCGATAACTTCAGTCTGGTCGGCATTTTCAACGCGCACCGGCACGCTTATGAATGCCAGCCGGGCCATTTCTTCCTGGCTGCGGCCAAAAAGGCGGTTCTGAAAGTCGGGCCGCCCCTGCATGCATGAAACAATTATGGGCCGTCCTTCGGCAAAAACCTGGCCAGTGATGCCTGAGCCCGGCTCATAGGCGGCCTCGGGCGCGTCCGCAGGGCCGTAGGAAAGCGAGAGTTTGAGCTCGCCGCTTTCGGGATCCTGAACCACAATGTGGGGTCTGTCGAAGTGCATGTCTTCTGCAAGAGCCGCCAGCAGCTCCTGTAGAGAATCACGAAAGGAATGGCCCGGCGATAGGGCGGCCAACACCCGGTTAAGGGTGTCGAGGCACTGCCCTGTGCCCATGAAGGGCGCGGCGAAATGGGCTTCTTGCATATGTCCCCTGCTCAATGCGGCGTGAGTACGGCGCTGTTTTCCGAAGTTGCCGAACATTATCCATAGCTGTGTTACGCCTTGGTGGCGGGCATCTGCTCACGCAGTAACCTGAGCAATCTCAAGTAAGTTGCTGCAATATGGAACGGCATATCAGGCATAGCGGCACATGGTGCCCGCTGATGCAGACTGAGGGGGGAAGATGCGGATCTGGTCTGCCCTGTTGTCGGTTTGCGGAGGATGCAAGCCCAGGCAGTAGCGGCCCCAGAGGGGCTGATTGTTCTGAAACGGGCCGCTTCATAGCTGGCGGCAGGGCGGCTCCGTCACAGAGGGTTGAAGGGCCGCGCCCGCGGCGCGGCCCTTCAGAAGATTATTGCTGCGGTCCCTGGTCAATGTCAATGATACGGCCTTGCAGCCATACATAGGCATCGACCT encodes the following:
- the urtA gene encoding urea ABC transporter substrate-binding protein; its protein translation is MLVTLCGSLNAKAAEDTIKVGILHSLSGTMAISETTLKDVMLMLIEEQNKKGGLLGKKLEPVVVDPASNWPLFAEKARELLSKDKVAAVFGCWTSVSRKSVLPVFEELNGLLFYPVQYEGEESSRNVIYTGAAPNQQAIPAVDYLMNDLGVKRWVLAGTDYVFPRTANKIIEAYLISKGVKKEDILINYTPFGHSDWQSIVAEIKKFGNAGKKTAVVSTLNGDANVPFYKELANQGITAADIPVMAFSVGEEELSGIDTKPLVGHLAAWNYFMSVDNPANKAFIKKWHDFTKNPKRVTNDPMEAHYIGFNLWVKAVEKAQSTDVNKVLKAIVGLETPNLTGGVAKVLPNHHITKPVLIGEIQADGQFQVVWETPSVVPGEAWSHYLPESKDLIGDWTDPINCGNYNTKTKKCGGASK
- a CDS encoding sigma 54-interacting transcriptional regulator, translating into MQEAHFAAPFMGTGQCLDTLNRVLAALSPGHSFRDSLQELLAALAEDMHFDRPHIVVQDPESGELKLSLSYGPADAPEAAYEPGSGITGQVFAEGRPIIVSCMQGRPDFQNRLFGRSQEEMARLAFISVPVRVENADQTEVIGTLSADTPTAPESELDLRCRFLETVATLVGRQVARLQEEMARQHFCMLPDEPLVSGMPASVIATSKSLRHVLRRLTQAGASRATVLLRGESGVGKELMAQALHAASPRRTQPLVMLNCAALPSELIEGELFGWRKGAFTGAVQNRAGLFRQADKGTLFLDEIGDLSTTAQAKVLRALQEGEIQPLGDERRYKVDVRLVCATNRPLEELVEQGLFREDLYYRINVFPVFIPPLRERPEDILPLTEHFLRMFSKEYDRPVRRISTPAIDLLLQYHWPGNVRELKNVMERAVLICEDAVLRAHHLPSTLQSAESSSTGPTGGDLGFNETIARVEQEFIVDALKNARGNIHQAARDLGITYRIIYYKMKKYGIDHRRFAPSNPA